From Solwaraspora sp. WMMD1047, the proteins below share one genomic window:
- a CDS encoding DUF3291 domain-containing protein — translation MPTSRHHLAQLNIGRLRAPLDDPSMADFAAALPVINALADASPGFVWRLQEEGADDATGLRPLDQPDVIVNLSVWTDVETLRAFTYHSAHLESLRRRREFFDHQGLPAYLVLWWVPAGHLPTVAEALQRLELLAADGPGPRAFTFRETYPPPDCAAGPT, via the coding sequence ATGCCCACCAGTCGTCACCACCTCGCCCAGCTGAACATCGGTCGGCTCCGCGCTCCGCTGGACGACCCGTCGATGGCCGACTTCGCCGCCGCGCTGCCGGTCATCAACGCCCTCGCCGACGCCTCCCCCGGATTCGTCTGGCGACTGCAGGAGGAGGGCGCCGACGACGCCACCGGCCTGCGTCCGCTGGACCAACCGGACGTCATCGTCAACCTCTCGGTCTGGACCGACGTCGAGACGCTGCGCGCCTTCACCTACCACTCGGCGCACCTGGAATCGCTGCGCCGGCGCCGGGAGTTCTTCGACCACCAGGGGCTCCCCGCCTACCTGGTGCTGTGGTGGGTGCCGGCCGGGCACCTGCCGACCGTGGCCGAGGCGTTGCAGCGGCTGGAGCTACTCGCCGCCGACGGCCCGGGACCGCGGGCCTTCACCTTCCGGGAGACCTACCCACCACCGGACTGCGCCGCCGGGCCGACCTGA
- a CDS encoding winged helix DNA-binding domain-containing protein produces MVDAHQVRSFRIRAQQLDRDRGGLGDTSVLDLGVQQTGPDGAGWALAVRGVDVATLPAEELILLWTIRGAPHLYRRADLPEVAAAVEPFSDADAGRRIFDAAKPLRAAGIDNLAALDEVAAHLRAIVTGPMVKGDASGRLATVLPEPYLRFCRACDATHVYEQPFRLAALRAGLELEIDTSPPVLRPIPGFRTAAAAGDRFDLIRGYLRLLGPANPKHVAEFLDAPVKEVRARWPEDAVEVVVDGEPRSILAADEPALGSAPAAGVRLLGPYDLFLQARDRTTLTADAGQAKQLWPVLGRPGAVLAGGDLVGTWRPRTSGRRLRVAVQPWRKLPAATRSAVAEQAERLAGYRSATLAGVDFDDD; encoded by the coding sequence ATGGTCGACGCTCATCAGGTGCGCAGTTTCCGGATCCGAGCCCAGCAGCTCGACCGGGACCGGGGCGGCCTGGGGGACACCTCCGTTCTCGATCTCGGGGTGCAGCAGACCGGGCCGGACGGGGCCGGCTGGGCACTCGCCGTGCGCGGCGTCGACGTGGCGACCCTGCCGGCCGAGGAGCTGATCCTGCTCTGGACCATCCGCGGCGCTCCGCATCTGTACCGGCGGGCCGACCTGCCGGAGGTGGCCGCCGCGGTGGAGCCGTTCTCGGACGCCGACGCGGGCCGGCGCATCTTCGACGCCGCCAAACCGCTGCGGGCCGCCGGGATCGACAACCTGGCCGCCCTGGACGAGGTGGCCGCCCACCTGCGGGCCATCGTCACCGGACCGATGGTCAAGGGTGATGCCTCGGGCCGGTTGGCCACTGTGCTGCCCGAGCCGTACCTGCGGTTCTGCCGGGCGTGCGACGCGACGCACGTCTACGAGCAGCCGTTCCGGCTGGCCGCGCTCCGGGCCGGTCTGGAGTTGGAGATCGACACGTCGCCGCCGGTGCTGCGGCCGATCCCCGGGTTCCGGACGGCGGCCGCGGCGGGCGACCGGTTCGACCTCATCCGCGGCTACCTGCGGCTGCTCGGCCCGGCCAACCCCAAACACGTGGCCGAGTTCCTCGACGCGCCGGTGAAGGAGGTGCGGGCCCGCTGGCCCGAGGACGCCGTCGAGGTGGTGGTCGACGGCGAGCCGCGGTCGATCCTGGCCGCCGACGAGCCGGCGCTGGGGTCAGCGCCGGCCGCCGGCGTCCGGCTGCTCGGCCCGTACGACCTCTTCCTGCAGGCCAGGGACCGGACCACCCTGACCGCCGACGCCGGCCAGGCCAAGCAGCTGTGGCCGGTGCTGGGCCGGCCCGGCGCGGTGCTGGCCGGCGGTGACCTGGTCGGCACCTGGCGGCCCCGCACCTCCGGGCGGAGGTTGCGGGTCGCCGTACAGCCCTGGCGGAAGCTCCCCGCCGCCACCCGGTCGGCCGTCGCCGAGCAGGCCGAGCGGCTCGCCGGATACCGCTCGGCCACCCTCGCCGGCGTCGACTTCGACGACGACTGA
- a CDS encoding CDP-alcohol phosphatidyltransferase family protein → MTVSARSGSALGVHPPTVGLAAQLVVLASLAVTVSLGTAGWLAGAGYALSSYVLLSRALRQPDVHGWGPANTVTLARLTLAGGVTALVADSIWAPPPVAALTALAAVALLLDAVDGQVARRRACTSRLGARFDMEADSVLVLVLSVYVAMSLGWWVLAIGAFRYVFVVLTWVFPWLTAPLPPRMSRKVVAALQGVVLVVATAGVLPRWQATLAVGAALALLVWSFGTDIRWSWRQAATTADAAGTLGTAGDGAAVPPDVRATAPVHRFRSAPTLDLDPEPVAAGLQATDYPVVLSER, encoded by the coding sequence GTGACGGTAAGCGCTCGCAGCGGTTCAGCCCTCGGGGTCCACCCGCCGACGGTGGGCCTGGCCGCCCAACTCGTCGTGCTGGCGTCACTGGCGGTGACCGTCAGTCTCGGCACCGCGGGCTGGCTCGCCGGCGCCGGGTACGCCCTGAGTAGCTACGTCCTGCTCTCCCGGGCGCTGCGCCAACCCGACGTGCACGGCTGGGGGCCGGCAAACACGGTCACCCTGGCCCGGCTGACGCTGGCCGGCGGGGTGACGGCCCTGGTGGCCGACTCGATCTGGGCGCCGCCGCCGGTGGCGGCGCTGACCGCGCTGGCCGCGGTGGCGCTGCTGCTCGACGCGGTCGACGGTCAGGTCGCCCGCCGCCGGGCCTGCACGTCGCGGTTGGGTGCGCGGTTCGACATGGAGGCCGACTCGGTGCTGGTGCTCGTGCTGAGTGTCTACGTCGCCATGTCGTTGGGCTGGTGGGTGCTGGCGATCGGCGCGTTCCGGTACGTCTTCGTCGTCCTGACCTGGGTCTTCCCCTGGCTGACCGCGCCCCTGCCGCCCCGGATGTCGCGAAAGGTGGTCGCCGCACTGCAGGGTGTCGTGCTTGTCGTGGCCACCGCCGGGGTGCTGCCGCGCTGGCAGGCGACGCTGGCCGTCGGCGCCGCGCTGGCGCTGCTGGTCTGGTCGTTCGGCACCGACATCCGCTGGTCGTGGCGGCAGGCGGCAACGACCGCCGACGCCGCCGGCACCCTGGGCACCGCCGGGGACGGCGCTGCGGTGCCGCCGGACGTGCGGGCCACGGCCCCGGTACACCGCTTCCGGTCGGCACCCACGCTCGACCTCGACCCGGAGCCGGTTGCCGCGGGGCTGCAAGCGACGGACTACCCGGTGGTGCTCTCCGAACGCTGA
- a CDS encoding transcriptional regulator, whose product MISELDLGAVAALTDPVRRAAYQVVAASDVPVGRDEVAASLGVGRTLAAFHLDKLVDVGVLEVSFARRSGRSGPGAGRPAKLYRPAVTEHAVSVPPRAYRTGAEILAEALDRSGADATLYEVARRHGHRAGTDRAGSEPPPSDEDVLDLLSANEYRPEREDQVIRLRNCPFHVLAERFPPLICGMNLALVDGLLAGAGVTTWTAALDPAVGRCCVALTKNNKD is encoded by the coding sequence ATGATCTCCGAACTCGACCTCGGCGCGGTCGCCGCGCTCACCGATCCGGTCCGGCGGGCGGCGTACCAGGTGGTGGCGGCCAGCGATGTCCCGGTGGGGCGGGACGAGGTGGCGGCGAGCCTCGGGGTCGGCCGCACGCTGGCCGCCTTCCACCTCGACAAGCTGGTGGACGTGGGCGTGCTGGAGGTCTCGTTCGCCCGCCGGTCCGGCCGGTCCGGACCCGGCGCCGGCCGCCCGGCGAAGCTGTACCGGCCAGCGGTCACCGAGCACGCCGTCAGCGTCCCGCCCCGCGCGTACCGGACCGGCGCCGAGATCCTGGCTGAGGCGCTCGACCGGTCGGGAGCCGACGCGACCCTCTACGAGGTGGCCCGCCGGCACGGCCACCGGGCCGGCACGGACCGGGCCGGTTCGGAGCCACCACCGTCCGATGAGGACGTACTGGATCTGCTCTCCGCGAACGAGTACCGACCCGAGCGCGAGGACCAGGTCATCCGGCTGCGCAACTGCCCGTTCCACGTGCTGGCGGAGCGGTTCCCGCCGCTGATCTGCGGGATGAACCTCGCGCTCGTGGACGGTCTGTTGGCCGGAGCCGGGGTCACGACCTGGACGGCCGCCCTGGACCCGGCGGTGGGTCGGTGCTGCGTGGCGCTGACTAAAAACAATAAGGATTGA
- a CDS encoding RtcB family protein — translation MNHTLLSGTRAPVKVWTDPSTIEPDAARQLRNIGALPWVEGVAVMPDVHYGKGATVGSVIAMRQALAPAAVGVDIGCGMSAVRTNLTDADLPDDLGALRTAIEAAIPVGFHAHDDPVNPYRVHGLPTAGWGDFWAGFRDLHAGVGALESRAQRQLGSLGGGNHFIEVCVEQGGDDAGQVWLMLHSGSRNIGKELAERHIGVARKLPHNADLPDRDLAVFLAGTPEMAAYRRDLAWAQEYAARNRAIMLALLCGVLRDAVPAVRFAEPISCHHNYVAEETYGGVELLVTRKGAIRAGRGDLGIIPGSMGTGSYIVRGLGNADAYCSASHGAGRRMSRSAAKRAFDVDDLAAQTAGVECRKDAGVVDEIPAAYKDIGAVIEQQSDLVEVVAHLKQVVCVKG, via the coding sequence ATGAACCACACCCTGCTGTCCGGCACCCGCGCCCCGGTCAAGGTCTGGACCGACCCGTCGACCATCGAGCCCGACGCCGCCCGGCAGCTGCGCAACATCGGCGCCCTGCCCTGGGTCGAGGGGGTCGCCGTGATGCCCGACGTGCACTACGGCAAGGGCGCCACGGTCGGCTCGGTCATCGCCATGCGGCAGGCCCTCGCCCCGGCCGCGGTCGGCGTCGACATCGGCTGCGGGATGTCCGCGGTCCGCACCAACCTGACCGACGCGGACCTGCCGGACGACCTCGGTGCCCTGCGTACGGCGATCGAGGCGGCCATCCCGGTCGGTTTCCACGCCCACGACGACCCGGTCAACCCGTACCGGGTGCACGGTCTGCCGACCGCCGGCTGGGGCGACTTCTGGGCCGGCTTCCGCGACCTGCACGCGGGCGTCGGGGCGCTGGAGTCGCGCGCCCAGCGGCAGCTCGGCAGCCTCGGTGGCGGCAACCACTTCATCGAGGTCTGCGTCGAGCAGGGCGGCGACGACGCCGGTCAGGTCTGGCTGATGCTGCACTCCGGTTCCCGCAACATCGGCAAGGAGCTGGCCGAGCGGCACATCGGGGTGGCGCGGAAGCTGCCGCACAACGCCGACCTGCCCGACCGCGACCTGGCGGTCTTCCTCGCCGGCACCCCGGAGATGGCCGCCTACCGGCGCGACCTGGCCTGGGCCCAGGAGTACGCGGCCCGCAACCGGGCGATCATGCTGGCCCTGCTCTGCGGGGTGCTGCGCGACGCGGTGCCGGCGGTGCGCTTCGCCGAGCCGATCTCCTGCCACCACAACTACGTGGCCGAGGAGACCTACGGCGGGGTGGAGCTGCTGGTCACCCGGAAGGGGGCGATCCGGGCCGGCCGGGGTGACCTGGGGATCATCCCGGGCTCGATGGGGACCGGCTCCTACATCGTGCGCGGGCTGGGCAACGCCGACGCGTACTGCTCCGCCTCGCACGGCGCCGGGCGGCGGATGTCCCGGTCGGCGGCGAAGCGGGCCTTCGACGTCGACGACCTGGCCGCCCAGACGGCCGGGGTGGAGTGCCGCAAGGACGCGGGTGTGGTCGACGAGATCCCGGCCGCGTACAAGGACATCGGCGCGGTGATCGAGCAGCAGTCCGACCTGGTCGAGGTGGTGGCGCACCTCAAGCAGGTGGTCTGCGTCAAGGGTTGA